Within Phycisphaerales bacterium, the genomic segment ATCGTGATTCGGTCACCGTCGCGCAGGGCTGCAATAGGGCCACCGGCCGCCGCTTCCGGAGAGATGTGCCCGATGCAGGCGCCGGCCGTGCCACCCGAGAAGCGACCATCGGTAATCAGCGCGCAGCGGTCGTCGAGTCCCATGCCCTTGATGTAGCTGGTCGGCGCGAGCATCTCCTGCATGCCGGGCCCGCCGCGCGGCCCTTCGTTCCGAATGACGACGACGTCACCCGGCTGGACCTGCCCGCCGAGGATGCCGTCGCAGGCGGCCTCCTGCGATTCAAAGATCCGTGCCGGGCCCGTGTGCTTGAGCATTTTCGGCTGCACGCCGGCCGTCTTCACCACGGCACCCTCGGGGGCGAGATTCCCGTACAGGATGGAGAGGCCGCCGGTCGGGGCGTACGCATGCTCGACCGGCCGCACACAGTCGAACGGGTCGAACGCCTGTTCCTGAAGTGTGGCCAGGACCACCGGCCCCCGGTGTGACGCGGCGCCAGTGGTTTCGGCACCGCGCAGGGCCGCAAACGTGGCGGCCTGTTCAACACCGGCCGTGGCACGTTGCAGTCCGGTGGTTTGTACGGATCGGCCGTGCCGGCGCAGGTCGTGAGCGGCGATGTTCTCGTGCAGTGTTCGCCCAGTGACCGTCGGGCAGCCGGTTGCAAGCAGGCCCGGCACCCCGCGTTCGAGCTCGCCGAGCAGTGTCATGATGCCGCCCGCCGCCTGGAGGTCTTCGATATGATAGATTCGGCCTTCTTTGCCGGGTGAAGGGGCGATCTTGCAGATATTGGGCGTTTTCCGGGAGAGCTCGTTGATCCGGGCCAGGTCGTAGGGCACACCGGCCTCACGGGCAATCGCAGGGATGTGCAGGACGGTGTTGGTCGAACCGCCGATGGCCATGTCGAGGACCATCGCGTTGTCGAAGGCGGCCCGAGTCAGAACATCGCGCGCCCGCAGGTTGGCATGCACGAGCGCGACGATGCGCTCGGCTGCGGCACGGTAGAGCGCCTGGCGGTCGGCACTGGTTGCCAGGATCGTGCCATTGCCCGGCAGCGCGATCCCCAGGGCTTCGCACAGGCAGTTCATGCTGTTCGCCGTGAACAGGCCGCTGCACGAGCCGCAGGTCGGGCAGGCGGCGTCTTCGATGGCCTTGAGACCGGCGGCGTCGAGCTTGCCGGTCTGGAAGCTGGCAACGCCGGAAAAGGCGTCGATGAGATCGACCTTTCGACCATCGGGGAGTCGGCCGGCTTCCATCGGTCCGCCGGAGACGAAGATCGTGGGGATGTTGACCCGCGCGGCACCCATCAGCATTCCGGGCACGATCTTGTCGCAATTGGGGATGCAGAGCAGGCCATCGAAGCAGTGGGCTTCGACCATCGTCTCGATGCTGTCGGCGATCAACTCCCGCGAGGGTAGCGAGAACTTCATTCCGCCGTGGCCCATCGCGATGCCATCATCGACGCCGATGGTGTGGAAGACGAAGGGTACGCCTCCGGCAGCCCGGACGCACTGCTTGATGTACTGCCCGACCTCGGCGAGATGGGCGTGGCCGGGGATGATGTCCACATGGCTGCACGCGATCGCGATGAACGGCTTGTCGAGATCACCGTCCAGGAAGTTGCCGGTCGCCTTGAGCAGACTGCGGTGGGGCGTCCGTTCCATGCCCCGCTTGATCACATCCGAGCGCATGCCGATACCTCTGAAGTCACATTCCTTGTACCGGTGTCTCTGGTGCCGAGTGCCGCAACCACCATTTCCCCCAGCACAGTGGTAGAGAGACTCGGTTCCCCGGGTTGCGCGAGGTCCGCGGTACGGGCGCCGGATGCCAACACCGCCGCAACCGCCGCTTCGATCAATTCAGCCGCCGCGGTGCAATGCAGTGACCAGCGGTATAGCAGGGCGGCGCTGAGGATGGTGCCCAGTGGGTTCGCGCAGTCACGGCCGGCGATGTCCGGCGCGGAGCCGTGAATCGGTTCGTATAAACCCGGCCCGCTGTCGCCCAGCGACGCCGAAGGCAGGAGGCCCATCGAGCCCGCCAGCACAGAGGCCTCATCCGTCAGGATGTCGCCGAACATGTTCTCGGTGACGATAACATCGAAACGGGTCGGCTGCTGGATCAGGTACATCGCGGTTGCGTCCACCAGCAGATGTTCAAGCTGTAGATCGGGAAACTCGTGGTGGACGACGCGTTCGACCGTGGCCCGCCAGAGCCGTGAAGACTCGAGCACGTTGGCCTTGTCGACAGAAGTGAGCCGGCCGCGGCGCTGCCGTGCGAGCCGGGCCGCCACCCGGGTGATCCGTTCGATCTCCCCGGTTGAGTAAATCATCGTGTCGTACGCCTCGGTGCCAGTCGGATGGGGCCGTCGGCCGCGCGTGCCGAAATACAGGCCACCGGTGAGTTCGCGGACGACGAGCAGATCCACACCGCGTACACGCTCCGGGCGTAGCGGTGTGGTGTGCAGCAGGTCCGGATGCACGGTCACCGGCCGCAGGTTGGCAAACAGGCCGAGTTCCTTCCGCAATCCGAGCAGGCCCTGCTCCGGTCGGACGGTCGCGTTAGGGTTGTCCCAGCGCGGGCCGCCAACGGCGCCGAGGAGCACCGCGTCCGCGGCGCGGCAGGCGGAGAGTGTTGCCGGTGGCAGGGCGGTGCCGGTGGCATCGATGGCCGCGCCGCCGATCAGCTCTTCGCGCAGTTCGAGGCGCAGTCCGCACTGCTCGGCCGCGGCGTTCAGTACCTTGCGAGCTGCCGCCACAACTTCCGGGCCGATGCCGTCGCCGGGGAGCAGGACGATGTGGTGTGTTTTCATCTCAGGCGGCCTCCTCGGTTGTGCGGTTGTGCTCCCGGGTCCGCAGCAGGCCATGTTCGAAGCTGTCGTAGAGAGCCCGCCAGCTTGCTTCGATGATGTTGCGCGAGGCGCCGACGGTGGTCCACGTTTCGTGGCCGTCGCTCGTATCAATCAGCACGCGGGTCAGTGCGGATGTGGCGCTGGTGCCGTCGATGATGCGCACCTTGTAGTCCACGAGGCGAAAGGCATCGACGGCGGGGAACACGGGTTGCAGCGCCTTACGCATGGCTGCGTCCAGCGCGCCAACCGGACCGACGCCGTCCGAGGCGGTGTGAAAGACCTGTTCGCCGACACGGATCTTGACGTTCGCTTCGGCGATGTGGCCGCGCCCGGCGCGGTGCTCGACGACTACGAGGAAATCAATCAGCTCAAAGAGCGGGCGGTAGTCAGAACGTTCGCGGCGCATCATGAGCTCGACGGAGGCCTCTGCGGCTTCGAAGGCAAAGCCCTGGTGTTCGAGCTCCTTGATGCGCGAGAGCAGGCCCGCCGCAGATTCCTCATCATGGTCGCCGAGGCCGAGCTGGGCGGCCTTGAAGCGCAGGTTGGCACGACCGGAAAGCTCCGACACCAGCACGCGCCGCCGATTCCCGACGGACTCGGGCGAAACATGCTCGTAAGAGGATTCCACCCGCCGGATTGCGGACACGTGCACCCCCGCCTTGTGGGCGAAGGCGCTGCGGCCGACGTAGGGCGCCCACTGCGGTGGGGCCATGTTCGCGATCTCGCTGATCGTATGGGCCAGGTGCGTGAGACGGCTGAGCCGGCCGGGCGCCAGCACTTTGCGGCCGAGCTTCACTTCGAGGTTCGCGAGGACCGCGCACAGGTCAGCATTGCCGCAACGTTCGCCGAGTCCATTGATCGTGCCCTGCACGTGCGCGGCTCCGGCCCGTACAGCGGCAAGCGAATTGGCGACCGCGCAGCCGCTGTCATTATGAGTGTGGATGCCGACCGGGCGGTTGAATCGGTTGACGACGTGGCGGGTGACGTCCTCGACCTGCCAGGGGAGCTGCCCGCCGTTGGTGTCACAGAGCACGAGGCAGTCCGCGCCGCCTTCGGCCGCGGCGTGCAGCGTGGCAAGGGCATACTCGGCATCAAGTGCGTAGCCGTCGAAAAAGTGCTCGGCATCGTAGATCACCTCGCGTCCGGCGGCCTTCAGATAGCGCACACTCGCAGAGATGATCCGCAGGTTTTCTTCACGGCTGGTCTGGAGTACCTCCGCCACATGCAGGGGTGAGGACTTGCCGAAGATCGTCACCACCGGGGTTTCCGCGGCGAGCAGCGCCTGGAGGTTGGAATCCAGCGCTGGCTGTGTGCCCACGCGGCAAGTGCTGCCGAAGGCGGTAATGCGGGCGCGCTGCAGGCGCAGTTTGCGCACCTGGGTGAAATACTCAACATCCTTCGGATTGGACCCCGGCCAGCCGCCCTCGATCAAGGCGACGCCGAAGTCGTCGAGCAGTGCCGTGATGCGGAGCTTGTCCTGCACCGTGAAATTCACGCCTTCGCCCTGTGTGCCGTCGCGCAGGGTGGTGTCGTAAACGGTGATCACGAGGTCTCCTTCCGCGTCGGAACCAGCCCGGTGGCCCGGGCATACGCAAACAGGCCACCCGCGGCGACGACGCGCGCTGCTTCACCGAGCGGCCCCAATCGCACCGGCGCGCCCGCGGCTGGGCGCAACTCGTAGGCCTCGAGGTTGAGCTCGACCTCGTCGCCAGTGCGAAACCGCTCGCAGAGGCGCTCGGCGGTCTCGGCCGGATAGAGCTCACCGGTCGCAATGCAATTGCGGAAAAAGATCCGCGCGTACGATTCCGCCACGACCGCCACGACCCCCGCCGCGCCCAGCGCGATGGGTGCGTGCTCCCGGGAGGAACCACAACCGAAGTTCCGTCCCGCGAGGATGATCGGGTAACGCGTCGTCTCTGCGCCCGGTGCAACCAGTCGTTCCGGGTATGCGCTGTGTGGTAAACCGCAGAGGGCCAGCGAGCCAAGACGGCGGTACTCGGCCGGATTCGTCGGTACCAGGGCGAGGTGTTCCGCCGGAATGATCTGGTCCGTGTCGATGTTGTCACCGACGACGTAGACCGGCCCGCGGATGCGCGTGGGCTTCCGGGCATTCATGCGGCGTCCTCCATCGCGACGGCAACGAGCGCATCGGCACCGAGGAAATCCCGCGGGTCAGTTATGCGGCCCGTCAGGGCCGACGCGGCGACCGTAAAGGGACTCGCGAGATACACGCGACCCTCGGAGTGACCCATGCGGCCCGGGAAATTGCGGTTGGTCGTGCTGATGCAGTGGAGGGGTTCGTTCAGACGGCCGAACGTATCCGCCGGGCCGCCCAGGCATGCGGCGCAACCGGCGTTCTCCGTCATCCGCACGCCGGCCGCGAGGAGGATATCCCAGAGCGTGCGTCCGCCGAGTGTACGGATCTGCAACTGGCGGACAATCTGGGGCGTGGCAGGCACGCCAAAGGTATTGATCGCGACGGTGCGATCGCGGACGACGGCGGCGAAGGCCGCGAAGTCGCTGAGTTTCCCGCCGGTGCACGAACCGATGTAAGCGCGATCCAGGCGAATGCCGCCGCAATCGGCTGCCCGCGCGCGGTTGCCCGGGTCGGGATGCCGGGCCACCGTCGGTTCCAGCGTACTGAGGTCGATCGTCATCTCGGAGTAGTAAGCGGCGCCGGGATCAGCGGTCAGGCATTCGTAGGGGCGTGTCGTGCCATGCTTCCGCATGCGGGCGTCGACAAACGCGCGCGTCACGTCATCCGCCGCAAACACCCCGTTCTTCCCCCCACACTCGATGGCCATGTTCGCGATGGTCATGCGGTCTTCCATCGTCAGGCCGGGGACGCCGTCCCCGTCGAACTCGAGGGCCTGGTAGGTCGCTCCATCGAAACCGATTTCCCCGATGATGTGCAGGATCAGATCCTTCGCCATCACGCCGGGTTGTAATGCCCCCGTCAGTCTGAACCGCCGGGTGACCGGGACGCGCAGCAGGATGCGCCCGGTGCCGAGTACGAAGGCAGCATCCGTGTTGCCGATGCCGGTGGCAAACTGGCCGAAGGCCCCTGCGGTGCAGGTGTGCGAGTCGGTACCGAGGAGAATTTCGCCGGGCCGGGTGTGGCCACGTTCCGGCAGGGCGATATGGCAGACGCCGGCGTACTGCCGGCCGTACTGGGCATGTAACGGCCCGCGCGCGGGATCGAAGCGCCACGCGCTGCCGTCATCGACTACGTCGTAGAAATAGCGGATGCCCTGTTCCTTGACGAAGGCCCGAAGCACGTCGACGTTGCGGTTGGCGAGCAGGTCGGTTGTGAAGATGTAGTGGTCGGGGATGATCACGATGCGGTCGGCGTCCCAGACCCGGGCATCTGCGCCGAATTCGCGCTTGAAGACACCGATCGTGCCGGGGCCGCAAACGTCATGCGTCATCAGCACATCGACGCGTGCCAGCACCGTCTCGCCGGGTTCGACCCGGGTGCGGTCTGCTGCGCGTGCCAGTAGTTTCTCGGTCAGCGTCAGTGCGGGCATGGTCATGCGCTCCCGACCGGCTGGGCGACGTCGGCATCCGGTCGGGCTGTGCCGCAGTCGACACTCTGTGCCGA encodes:
- a CDS encoding citramalate synthase; this encodes MITVYDTTLRDGTQGEGVNFTVQDKLRITALLDDFGVALIEGGWPGSNPKDVEYFTQVRKLRLQRARITAFGSTCRVGTQPALDSNLQALLAAETPVVTIFGKSSPLHVAEVLQTSREENLRIISASVRYLKAAGREVIYDAEHFFDGYALDAEYALATLHAAAEGGADCLVLCDTNGGQLPWQVEDVTRHVVNRFNRPVGIHTHNDSGCAVANSLAAVRAGAAHVQGTINGLGERCGNADLCAVLANLEVKLGRKVLAPGRLSRLTHLAHTISEIANMAPPQWAPYVGRSAFAHKAGVHVSAIRRVESSYEHVSPESVGNRRRVLVSELSGRANLRFKAAQLGLGDHDEESAAGLLSRIKELEHQGFAFEAAEASVELMMRRERSDYRPLFELIDFLVVVEHRAGRGHIAEANVKIRVGEQVFHTASDGVGPVGALDAAMRKALQPVFPAVDAFRLVDYKVRIIDGTSATSALTRVLIDTSDGHETWTTVGASRNIIEASWRALYDSFEHGLLRTREHNRTTEEAA
- the leuB gene encoding 3-isopropylmalate dehydrogenase codes for the protein MKTHHIVLLPGDGIGPEVVAAARKVLNAAAEQCGLRLELREELIGGAAIDATGTALPPATLSACRAADAVLLGAVGGPRWDNPNATVRPEQGLLGLRKELGLFANLRPVTVHPDLLHTTPLRPERVRGVDLLVVRELTGGLYFGTRGRRPHPTGTEAYDTMIYSTGEIERITRVAARLARQRRGRLTSVDKANVLESSRLWRATVERVVHHEFPDLQLEHLLVDATAMYLIQQPTRFDVIVTENMFGDILTDEASVLAGSMGLLPSASLGDSGPGLYEPIHGSAPDIAGRDCANPLGTILSAALLYRWSLHCTAAAELIEAAVAAVLASGARTADLAQPGEPSLSTTVLGEMVVAALGTRDTGTRNVTSEVSACARM
- the ilvD gene encoding dihydroxy-acid dehydratase; this translates as MRSDVIKRGMERTPHRSLLKATGNFLDGDLDKPFIAIACSHVDIIPGHAHLAEVGQYIKQCVRAAGGVPFVFHTIGVDDGIAMGHGGMKFSLPSRELIADSIETMVEAHCFDGLLCIPNCDKIVPGMLMGAARVNIPTIFVSGGPMEAGRLPDGRKVDLIDAFSGVASFQTGKLDAAGLKAIEDAACPTCGSCSGLFTANSMNCLCEALGIALPGNGTILATSADRQALYRAAAERIVALVHANLRARDVLTRAAFDNAMVLDMAIGGSTNTVLHIPAIAREAGVPYDLARINELSRKTPNICKIAPSPGKEGRIYHIEDLQAAGGIMTLLGELERGVPGLLATGCPTVTGRTLHENIAAHDLRRHGRSVQTTGLQRATAGVEQAATFAALRGAETTGAASHRGPVVLATLQEQAFDPFDCVRPVEHAYAPTGGLSILYGNLAPEGAVVKTAGVQPKMLKHTGPARIFESQEAACDGILGGQVQPGDVVVIRNEGPRGGPGMQEMLAPTSYIKGMGLDDRCALITDGRFSGGTAGACIGHISPEAAAGGPIAALRDGDRITIDIPNCRLEVALDAAEIEQRITAYRPPDRQLRGWLARYAGRVTSATTGAVLREE
- a CDS encoding 3-isopropylmalate dehydratase, which translates into the protein MTLTEKLLARAADRTRVEPGETVLARVDVLMTHDVCGPGTIGVFKREFGADARVWDADRIVIIPDHYIFTTDLLANRNVDVLRAFVKEQGIRYFYDVVDDGSAWRFDPARGPLHAQYGRQYAGVCHIALPERGHTRPGEILLGTDSHTCTAGAFGQFATGIGNTDAAFVLGTGRILLRVPVTRRFRLTGALQPGVMAKDLILHIIGEIGFDGATYQALEFDGDGVPGLTMEDRMTIANMAIECGGKNGVFAADDVTRAFVDARMRKHGTTRPYECLTADPGAAYYSEMTIDLSTLEPTVARHPDPGNRARAADCGGIRLDRAYIGSCTGGKLSDFAAFAAVVRDRTVAINTFGVPATPQIVRQLQIRTLGGRTLWDILLAAGVRMTENAGCAACLGGPADTFGRLNEPLHCISTTNRNFPGRMGHSEGRVYLASPFTVAASALTGRITDPRDFLGADALVAVAMEDAA
- a CDS encoding 3-isopropylmalate dehydratase produces the protein MNARKPTRIRGPVYVVGDNIDTDQIIPAEHLALVPTNPAEYRRLGSLALCGLPHSAYPERLVAPGAETTRYPIILAGRNFGCGSSREHAPIALGAAGVVAVVAESYARIFFRNCIATGELYPAETAERLCERFRTGDEVELNLEAYELRPAAGAPVRLGPLGEAARVVAAGGLFAYARATGLVPTRKETS